From Apium graveolens cultivar Ventura chromosome 9, ASM990537v1, whole genome shotgun sequence, the proteins below share one genomic window:
- the LOC141686352 gene encoding uncharacterized protein LOC141686352 — protein MEKLVYALILASRKLRPYFQAHRIEVRTAYPLRQVLHKPESSGRMLKWVVELGQFDLEYVSRTAIKGQALADFLLEFNSEIDNKDLVMLHPPHSEESLEEFPHPWWILHVDGAVNHGGVGAGIVLVSPKGHHLMSAIHFKFYATNNDAEYEALINGLKIALEMGVRNLILRSDSELVVNQVNGGFQARGPRTELYLTCTQRLIGMFKEVRLECVPREKNSNADALAKMGSQQEAVL, from the coding sequence ATGGAGAAACTGGTTTACGCCCTAATTCTTGCGTCAAGAAAATTGCGACCATATTTTCAAGCCCATAGAATTGAAGTTCGTACAGCGTACCCGCTGCGACAGGTTCTGCACAAACCAGAGTCATCAGGCAGAATGCTGAAATGGGTtgtggagttgggacagtttgatttggaatatgtATCTCGAACAGCGATAAAAGGGCAAGCCTTAGCCGATTTTTTGTTGGAATTTAATTCTGAAATTGATAATAAAGATTTGGTAATGCTACATCCGCCTCATTCTGAGGAGTCTTTGGAAGAGTTTCCGCAtccttggtggatcttgcatgtggatggggcGGTTAACCATGGAGGAGTGGGTGCGGGTATAGTACTTGTATCTCCGAAAGGCCACCATCTGATGAGCGCcattcatttcaagttttatgcaaccaataatgatgcggagtatgaGGCACTGATTAATGGCCTGAAAATCGCTTTGGAAATGGGGGTGCGGAACTTAATTTTAAGAAGTGACTCAGAGTTGGTAGTGAATCAGGTGAACGGGGGATTTCAAGCGCGAGGCCCACGAACAGAATTATACTTGACATGTACACAGCGCCTGATTGGAATGTTCAAAGAAGTTAGATTGGAATGTGTTCCGCGGGAGAAGAACAGTAATGCGGATGCTCTGGCAAAAATGGGGTCACAACAAGAGGCTGTGTTGTGA